A DNA window from Aspergillus nidulans FGSC A4 chromosome I contains the following coding sequences:
- a CDS encoding arginyltransferase (transcript_id=CADANIAT00006742): MEPIDAERARQLSLFRPLGYQRNSCGYCKSDNGSASYYASSVSVRPVHYEELVNRGWRRSGTLYYKQNLQRSCCPHYTMRLEASAYKPRRDQRKAINRWNKFVLGPEYIRRAAYLCPKTREEKKHRKCNFDLHDAVHAVEYSNVKRPTDPKTKRSLEPAHRFEVNLEGDTVSQAKFDLFRKYQTKVHKEDVSKWQTKDFKRFLCSGLKRSEPNGRDVQRRIGSWHQCYRLDGKLIAVAVLDLMPNGVSSVYIFRSYDPDYEQWEIGKLSAMREIAFAVEQGYQYYYMGYYIHSCQKMRYKGNFRPQYILDGELTAKLNTRPYVSLSRDRATTATSGTEANAADNAEAEAEINDEEVSLFALHMPGVLTVDEVKKLDLGSWPLLIHGSFVHMSDLVGWEKMPIDEPQSIKGIVAELAATLGPTVMKDSAVVLFD, from the exons ATGGAACCGATTGACGCCGAACGAGCGAGGCAGTTGTCGCTGTTCCGACCCCTCG GTTACCAACGCAACTCGTGCGGATATTGCAAATCAGATAATGGCA GTGCTTCATACTACGCTAGCTCCGTCTCGGTGCGTCCAGTTCACTATGAGGAACTCGTCAACCGGGGATGGAGAAG GTCCGGAACGCTGTATTACAAGCAGAACCTGCAGCGGTCATGCTGTCCTCATTATACCATGAG GCTCGAGGCTTCGGCCTACAAACCAAGACGAGATCAACGAAAGGCGATCAATCGTTGGAACAAGTTCGTTCTTGGGCCCGAGTATATCCGTAGAGCTGCGTATCTCTGCCCAAAAACAAGGGA GGAAAAGAAACACCGGAAATGCAACTTTGATCTACACGATGCTGTCCATGCGGTTGAGTATAGCAATGTCAAGCGGCCGACTGACccaaagacgaagagatCACTGGAGCCGGCGCATCGGTTCGAGGTAAACTTAGAGGGCGACACAGTCTCCCAAGCGAA GTTTGATCTTTTCCGCAAATACCAAACGAAGGTCCATAAGGAAGACGTTTCCAAATGGCAAACGAAAGACTTCAAGCGCTTCCTCTGTTCGGGACTAAAGCGGAGTGAGCCTAATGGGCGAGATGTACAGCGCAGAATAGGCTCCTGGCACCAGTGCTACCGCCTCGATGGGAAGCTCATAGCTGTCGCCGTGTTGGATCTGATGCCCAATGGCGTCAGCTCTGTTTACATCTT CCGAAGCTACGACCCTGATTACGAGCAGTGGGAAATTGGAAAACTGAGTGCGATGAGAGAGATAGCCTTCGCAGTCGAACAAGGCTACCAATATTACTACATGG GCTACTACATTCACTCCTGCCAGAAGATGCGCTACAAGGGCAATTTCCGGCCCCAATACATTCTAG ACGGCGAACTAACCGCAAAGCTCAACACACGACCCTACGTTTCCCTCTCGCGAGATCGCGCCACGACCGCAACCTCCGGTACGGAAGCAAACGCGGCTGATAATGCTGAAGCCGAAGCAGAAATCAACGATGAGGAAGTCTCCCTTTTCGCGCTGCACATGCCGGGTGTCTTAACAGTGGACGAAGTCAAGAAGTTGGACCTGGGGAGCTGGCCGTTACTCATTCATGGGTCATTTGTGCATATGAGC GACTTGGTCGGATGGGAGAAAATGCCAATAGACGAGCCGCAGTCAATCAAAGGAATTGTAGCGGAGCTGGCAGCAACACTGGGACCTACAGTTATGAAGGATAGTGCAGTGGTGTTGTTTGATTGA
- the cbpA gene encoding protein rcnA (transcript_id=CADANIAT00006743) encodes MHQRNEMTGTLSPQSAPSSPSISTRRSSRSSQKPSLSIDLSSLPPLSQPSPPTNTLLITELNDLYLFQPSSLSQIRQLIESIAPLNSFSPLPSFRRIVASFRNEDDATRVRKLLDRESLLNRSVRTRIYFGEPTPLLETDDAGGIKHKLLEAPQVDKLFFISPPPSPPHGWVMRQEDPPNKEVHASDLAQALAKLKTQTEGSTYATSTVPASQQQTDPDTPMSLSSDKRTGSWPLLQQRSRSSTLIYNPEEHGGSPNLPAVMVEDTSADPDDMDVEMSPIDMPVKQTPPFKTARPPVELMV; translated from the coding sequence ATGCATCAACGCAACGAAATGACGGGCACACTCTCCCCACAATCAGcaccctcttccccttccatctCGACCCGCCGCTCGTCGCGGTCCTCCCAAAAGCCATCACTGTCAATcgacctctcctccctcccacCACTATCCCAGCCTTCCCCGCCAACAAACACGCTCCTGATCACAGAACTCAATGACCTTTACCTCTTTCAACCgtcctctctttctcagATTCGGCAACTCATCGAATCCATCGCCCCCCTAAACTCGTTCTCCCCGCTTCCGTCCTTCCGCCGCATCGTCGCTTCTTTCCGTAACGAAGACGACGCCACCCGCGTTCGCAAGCTCCTCGACCGCGAAAGTCTGCTTAACCGGTCCGTCCGCACACGGATCTACTTCGGCGAGCCGACGCCGCTCCTCGAGACCGATGATGCAGGCGGCATCAAGCATAAGCTCCTCGAAGCGCCGCAGGTTGATAAGCTGTTCTTTATCAGTCCACCACCCTCCCCGCCGCACGGCTGGGTGATGCGCCAGGAGGACCCCCCAAACAAGGAGGTCCATGCTAGTGATCTTGCGCAGGCGCTGGCAAAATTGAAAACGCAGACGGAGGGTTCTACCTACGCTACATCTACCGTACcggcttctcagcagcagacgGATCCGGATACACCGATGTCTCTTTCGTCCGACAAGAGGACGGGGAGCTGGCCGTTGTTGCAGCAGCGAAGTAGGAGTAGCACGCTTATATATAACCCGGAGGAGCACGGCGGCAGCCCCAACCTCCCCGCTGTCATGGTCGAAGATACGAGCGCCGACCCGGATGATATGGACGTGGAGATGAGCCCGATTGATATGCCTGTGAAGCAAACGCCGCCGTTCAAGACTGCTCGACCGCCTGTTGAGTTGATGGTTTGA
- a CDS encoding uncharacterized protein (transcript_id=CADANIAT00006744), with amino-acid sequence MALTRIQIIPAQDDRSLCSRLPEKLQSRIQTLLATITASRSTLGYRY; translated from the exons ATGGCCCTAAC GCGAATCCAGATTATACCGGCTCAGGACGATCGATCGCTGTGTAGTAGGCTACCAGAAAAGTTGCAGTCTCGAATCCAGACACTGTTGGCAACCATAACAGCCAGCCGCAGTACGCTAGGCTACCGGTATTGA
- the grpE gene encoding mitochondrial nucleotide exchange factor MGE1 (transcript_id=CADANIAT00006745) → MFKRTLLRQAQASRALFSVRSASTAPLAIRQPSQFQPQLLRPFARIPSARCYSTENKTETQTENGEKEQKDNGNESTGTADEQCQKELEEKKKEVIELKDKYVRSVADFLNLQERTKRDMENARNFAIQRFAVDLLESIDNFDRALLAVPKEKLNAPKTEENKDLLDLVDGLKMTQNILLNTLQKHGLERFDPGEPGEDGKPQKFDPKIHEATFMTKVEGKENGEIMYTQSKGFTLNGRVLRAAKVGVVKND, encoded by the exons ATGTTCAAGCGAACTCTCCTCAGACAAGCTCAGGCCTCCCGGGCTCTGTTCTCTGTCCGTTCCGCTTCCACAGCGCCTCTGGCCATCCGTCAGCCATCACAGTTCCAACCACAGCTCCTCCGTCCCTTTGCTCGCATTCCTAGCGCTCGATGCTACTCTACAGAGAACAAGACAGAGACTCAAACAGAGAACGGTGAAAAGGAACAAAAGGACAATGGCAACGAATCCACAGGGACAGCCGACGAACAATGCcagaaagagctggaagagaagaagaaagaggttATTGAGCTCAAG GACAAATATGTCCGGTCTGTTGCAgacttcctgaacctccaGGAACGCACTAAGCGGGACATGGAGAACGCCCGCAACTTCGCCATTCAACGATTTGCCGTCGACCTCCTTGAGAGTATCGACAATTTTGATCGTGCTCTTCTAGCTGTCCCAAAGGAGAAGCTTAATGCTCCGAAGACCGAGGAGAACAAGGACCTCttggatctcgtcgatggTCTGAAGATGACCCAGAACATCCTTTTGAACACTCTGCAGAAGCACGGCCTGGAACGATTTGACCCCGGAGAGCCTGGCGAGGACGGAAAACCCCAGAAGTTCGACCCCAAGATCCACGAAGCTACCTTCATGACCAAGGTCGAGGGCaaggagaatggcgagaTCATGTACACCCAGAGCAAGGGTTTCACACTGAACGGCCGTGTCCTGAGG GCTGCCAAGGTTGGAGTTGTGAAGAATGACTAA
- a CDS encoding uncharacterized protein (transcript_id=CADANIAT00006746) produces the protein MLDELDNVFDDHPSMDASLEDIENTSNRHRSPVFGLPSQHSGFRSEESDCEDEDTTPVDERWSPPGFGRRYDFVPYSGWYRHQPYTRKIDHERFGLKPTVGVSPTQSREASPQYEDAPEAPAVGRRAVSTETGDVIVAANVPLPPEADSPLKGRSPSPVRMPLRPIPDAETVDFKPENNISNYIRFAVRAEVQHREPFVAFFTYLRSKFDRITSSKSNTTLSVLIALLSIAFLRTLFMPSIPSAIPDLVKLSGFARSFEPLIYYSENGVQQIGTLQETGVAVWDLSESVRGTNMTSAPIIVRQLDELSESLKSLSLELTRFFANVDSDVDSILLVMDWAKRELETLSSQPPSSLPSIVLDNVQDLLSRLGTLERVAGSSGDGTTELTTTPTTFGTIVTALFGQTSAQRTRATLTRTFTEFLSVLEESINSELTHSTALFALFESIDRQFLNLQRTVVRESDAQERAEGEMLSSLWTRVLGPDAAVVRKYEKNKRLLANVRSRTVFNKHLLMDHRGRLLTLKVNLETLRRKLVSPLVRRNDSVSFAGAVDPGSSGGRTLGPVEAVIEGQIKGLEGTYDYLRSVREKQKAKLMEMVYGAGRKLPSSTSLLADGSEEGDMIDGA, from the exons ATGCTGGACGAGCTAGATAATGTTTTCGACGACCATCCGTCTATGGATGCGTCGCTCGAGGACATTGAGAACACAAGTAATCGCCACCGCTCACCAGTATTTGGTCTCCCATCACAACACTCAGGTTTTAGGTCGGAAGAATCGGActgcgaggatgaagatacaACACCCGTCGATGAACGCTGGTCGCCGCCCGGCTTTGGAAGAAGGTATGATTTTGTCCCATATAGCGGGTGGTATAGACACCAGCCCTATACGCGCAAGATCGACCACGAGCGATTCGGGCTGAAACCAACCGTGGGAGTTAGTCCAACACAGTCGCGCGAAGCCAGTCCGCAGTATGAAGATGCGCCAGAGGCTCCCGCAGTAGGACGCCGTGCCGTTTCCACCGAGACGGGGGACGTCATCGTTGCCGCCAACGTACCGTTACCGCCAGAAGCAGATTCACCACTGAAGGGCCGGTCGCCCAGTCCAGTGCGAATGCCTTTACGGCCGATCCCTGACGCCGAGACTGTGGACTTCAAGCCCGAAAATAACATAAGCAATT ATATCCGGTTCGCTGTGCGCGCAGAAGTTCAGCACCGGGAACCGTTCGTCGCATTCTTTACTTACCTGCGCTCTAAGTTCGATCGCATCACCAGCTCCAAGTCCAATACCACCCTATCCGTCCTGATTGCCCTGCTGTCTATCGCTTTCTTGCGCACATTATTCATGCCGAGTATCCCATCAGCAATTCCAGACCTGGTCAAACTGTCGGGCTTTGCGCGCTCTTTCGAGCCGCTTATATATTACTCCGAAAATGGTGTGCAGCAGATTGGAACATTACAAGAGACTGGCGTGGCTGTCTGGGATCTCAGCGAATCGGTGCGCGGGACCAATATGACAAGTGCACCCATCATCgtccgccagctcgacgaGCTGTCGGAATCGCTCAAGTCGCTTTCGCTAGAATTAACCCGTTTTTTTGCCAACGTCGACTCGGACGTCGACTCGATCCTGTTGGTTATGGACTGGGCCAAGCGCGAGCTGGAAACATTATCATCACAACCGCCAAGTAGTTTACCGTCCATTGTCCTTGATAACGTGCAAGACCTCCTGTCGCGACTGGGCACTCTCGAGAGAGTCGCAGGATCCAGCGGTGATGGTACCACCGAGCTCACCACCACCCCTACTACATTTGGAACCATTGTGACAGCCCTATTCGGCCAAACCTCGGCGCAGCGCACTCGCGCAACCCTCACACGGACCTTCACCGAATTCCTTTCTGTGTTGGAGGAGTCCATCAACAGCGAACTCACCCATTCGACGGCACTGTTTGCGCTGTTCGAGTCCATCGACCGCCAGTTCCTCAATCTGCAGCGCACAGTCGTCCGCGAATCCGATGCCCAGGAACGGGCCGAGGGTGAAATGCTCAGCTCCCTTTGGACCCGAGTCCTTGGGCCCGACGCCGCCGTTGTGCGCAAGTATGAAAAGAACAAGCGACTCTTAGCAAACGTCCGCAGTCGCACCGTCTTTAACAAGCACCTCCTCATGGACCACCGCGGTCGCCTTTTGACACTCAAAGTAAACCTAGAAACACTGCGGCGCAAACTTGTCAGTCCACTTGTCCGGCGTAACGATTCCGTTAGCTTTGCTGGCGCCGTGGACCCGGGGAGCAGTGGCGGCCGAACACTTGGCCCTGTAGAGGCAGTGATTGAAGGCCAAATCAAGGGTCTGGAGGGGACATACGATTATCTTCGTTCTGTGAGGGAGAAGCAAAAAGCTAAGCTTATGGAGATGGTGTATGGGGCTGGTCGCAAACTGCCGTCGTCGACTTCGCTGCTTGCCGATGGATCTGAGGAAGGTGACATGATAGATGGTGCATGA
- a CDS encoding cytochrome c (transcript_id=CADANIAT00006747), translated as MLINCFFQATLPRVLSSSRPVASSATLSRTAAATRSAPTSTVSSAVRLVRLRATPTPMPTSRPTSPGTRTLCSSTSRTPRSSSPVPRWLSVVSRRPRRGTISSPTSRRALLKSFAIRRDKPPPGDRRASG; from the exons ATGCTAATCAATTGTTTTTTCCAGGCGACTCTACCAAGGGTGCTAAGCTCTTCGAGACCCGTTGCAAGCAGTGCCACACTGTCGagaacggcggcggccacAAGGTCGGCCCCAACCTCCACGGTCTCTTCGGCCGTAAGACTGGTCAGGCTGAGGGCTACGCCTACACCGATGCCAACAAGCAGGCCGACGTCACCTGGGACGAGAACTCTCTG TTCAAGTACCTCGAGAACCCCAAGAAGTTCATCCCCGGTACCAAGATGGCTTTCGGTGGTctcaagaagaccaaggagaGGAACGATCTCATCAC CTACCTCAAGGAGAGCACTGCTTAAATCGTTCGCGATTAGACGAGATAAACCGCCCCCTGGGGATCGCCGGGCCTCTGGCTAG
- a CDS encoding uncharacterized protein (transcript_id=CADANIAT00006748): MPPSAIPPFLLPRGVPSARAILFLSRSSRIGRLPPTHRCASTNSSSDNSQNPRVLAQPDKFRPPSHPARRVVPTRNGKVVNYPGPKFSEKEEAERAKKKYPNMFPPEGTVMFRFLTSRWIHVWIAFGVLTSLATFTFTTNFKATSPFAHLLPPWSALLSHPIDTISQALSVFRMHVQHTSVETREKRMRAVEDAEKRRQFRIAHGLEEPSEQDLAKEETRAEQVDDQSPIAPEARDGAGAGEYVDWEGKRRPIKKWLGIW, translated from the exons ATGCCCCCATCAGCCATTCCcccattcctccttccccgAGGTGTTCCCTCAGCACGAGCAATCCTATTCCTGTCCCGGTCCTCCCGCATCGGCAGGCTCCCACCGACGCACCGCTGCGCATCAACAAATTCCTCAAGTGACAACAGCCAAAATCCGCGCGTCCTCGCGCAACCAGATAAATTTCGCCCGCCCTCACATCCTGCGCGCCGCGTCGTTCCAACACGCAATGGTAAAGTCGTTAACTACCCCGGTCCCAAGTTCtctgagaaagaagaggcGGAGCGGGCAAAAAAGAAGTACCCGAATATGTTCCCGCCCGAGGGGACGGTCATGTTTCGGTTTTTGACGAGTCGGTGGATTCATGTCTGGATTGCTTTT GGTGTGTTAACATCTCTTGCAACATTTACGTTCACCACAAACTTCAAAGCAACTAGTCCCTTCGCGCACCTTCTTCCGCCCTGGTCGGCACTACTGAGTCACCCGATTGATACTATCTCTCAAGCGCTCTCGGTGTTTCGGATGCATGTGCAACATACCTCTGTGGAGACGCGGGAGAAGCGGATGAGGGCCGTGGAAGAcgcggagaagaggaggcagtTCCGGATTGCCCATGGGCTGGAGGAGCCAAGTGAGCAGGATCTTGCGAAGGAGGAGACGCGGGCAGAGCAGGTGGATGATCAGTCACCTATTGCTCCTGAAGCTCGCGATGGTGCGGGTGCCGGGGAGTACGTGGATtgggaggggaagaggaggcccATCAAGAAGTGGTTGGGGATTTGGTAG
- a CDS encoding exosome non-catalytic core subunit RRP42 (transcript_id=CADANIAT00006749), with protein MAAQRQASSASQTPHFSPAELSYLYTSLSLPGTPIRPDGRSPTQFRPLTAETDILPGTNGSARVGFADGTQAIVGVKAEVEKTILGVQAQQLEDAEGFGEAGSDGEGGAGRGSSSGHGSWVQMAIEIPGFRDDDALPVFLSEMMREPLVESVSGGEKGGAEEMVGGLKGRLVINRRWHWRLYIDVLLLSQPLSYPLPLLSLTTYLALLATKLPKLKSKGEEDPFFDDDWNAAEYLYPRVKPARTTIPSSISVHKVRPPVTLLVISVAENIIFDPSREEIAVADAVLAISVAHDTDSGPLKLLSIRTIDPPSRLTQPGIPNSENIATVGSTAAAEESLIINPSTGEEEVPGVWRPRRGGVKRATIAKMVKMVLEKGGVGEEVLEGLEGVEVG; from the exons ATGGCCGCCCAACGACAAGCCTCATCTGCTTCGCAGACCCCTCATTTCTCTCCTGCCGAACTCTCCTACCTCTACACATCACTCTCGCTCCCTGGCACACCGATCCGGCCAGATGGCCGCTCACCAACGCAATTCCGCCCTCTCACAGCAGAAACAGATATCCTGCCCGGCACGAATGGCAGCGCACGGGTCGGGTTCGCAGATGGCACACAGGCTATTGTGGGCGTTAAGGctgaggttgagaagacTATTCTCGGTGTTCAAGCGCAACagctggaggatgcggaggggTTTGGCGAGGCCGGCTCAGACGGCGAGGGTGGCGCCGGCCGGGGTTCCTCGTCTGGCCATGGATCGTGGGTACAGATGGCCATTGAGATTCCTGGCTTTcgagatgatgatgccttACCTGTTTTCTTGTCTGAAATGATGAGGGAGCCACTGGTAGAATCTGTCTCGGGCGGGGAGAAGGGTGGTGCTGAGGAGATGGTTGGCGGGTTGAAGGGACGGCTTGTGATAAATCGGAGGTGGCATTGGAGGCTGTATATTGAT GTCCTGCTCCTTTCACAACCATTGTCCtaccccctcccccttctaTCTCTTACAACCTACCTCGCCCTCCTCGCAACAAAGCTGCCAAAGCTAAAATcaaaaggcgaagaagaccctTTTTTCGACGATGACTGGAACGCTGCCGAATACTTATACCCCCGTGTCAAACCCGCAAGAACCACCATTCCGAGCTCAATATCCGTGCATAAAGTCCGACCTCCCGTTACGCTGCTCGTCATTTCCGTGGCAGAGAACATAATTTTCGACCCAAGCCGTGAAGAGATTGCTGTGGCGGATGCAGTGCTCGCAATTTCAGTAGCACATGACACTGACTCGGGCCCGCTGAAACTGCTCTCAATCCGCACGATCGATCCTCCGTCGAGGCTTACGCAGCCGGGAATTCCGAACTCGGAGAATATCGCGACAGTAGGGTCTacggctgcggctgaggagTCACTGATCATCAATCCTTCCactggagaggaggaggtaCCAGGTGTGTGGAGGCCGCGGCGCGGTGGTGTAAAGAGGGCGACGATCGCCAAGATGGTTAAGATGGTTTTGGAGAAGGGAGGagttggcgaggaggttcTTGAGGGGCTGGAAGGGGTTGAAGTTGGATGA
- a CDS encoding uncharacterized protein (transcript_id=CADANIAT00006750): MLILSMQWMYKTVLSARRKEFGVRYIISRKQMVTRSDAGVAGVGRTEKEMVERSDK, translated from the exons ATGCTCATTTTGTCCATGCAGTGGATGTACAAGACGGTTCTTTCCGCC CGTAGAAAGGAATTTGGAGTGCGATACATCATTTCCCGTAAACAGATGGTTACCAGGAGTGATGCTGGGGTAGCAGGGGTAGGAAGGacggagaaagagatggtGGAAAGGAGCGACAAATGA
- the imeB gene encoding protein imeB (transcript_id=CADANIAT00006751), translating into MTVCYEHPSRGLTPTSMATLSDRFELMKEVGDGSFGSVAVARVRTAGSNIARRGTLVAIKTMKKTFDSLAPCLELREVIFLRTLPPHPHLVPALDIFLDPLTRKLHIAMEYMDGNLYQLMKARDHKYLDGKHVKSILYQILCGLDHIHAHHFFHRDIKPENILVSTSAPNDSTFSRYSNLVTPPSTPTTYTVKIADFGLARETHSKLPYTTYVSTRWYRAPEVLLRAGEYSAPVDMWAVGAMAVEIATLKPLFPGGNEVDQVWRVCEIMGSPGNWYSKSGAKLGGGEWKDGSRLAQKLGFTFPKMAPHSMESILPAPQWPAALSNFVTWCLMWDPKNRPTSSQAMQHEYFADAVDPLSVRPRSSTARLLGRKQSEKSVKSPTKDTYESPTLSSKPSWFRRSLIGRSESPALVEPEQPSKPTLPALDSNVDPQLLKPKHSTSKRATWAHGAPMPILPSIRPVSPLSNAVTAQANPPAQESNTNAAKSSKKIGRQLSVNSHGNHYGDVHRQEAERALNGLGNNSTSTISQKESFFSHLRKRARRLSGRNQNAMNDDIEANAGCMPWSNRSSLALDSVNVSEAKQNSDFSELDKAVQNVRYSMDSAALGNVPVSITTPVEASKRQSMPQGSIRSMGDSPASMNGNGGPISSRTRRAMQMTNHPVHRYETPEEEDELLDEVLHSASSAAMRLAQAQMSDTSSNYSRPLCNEQSHNLPSPYPTPSPSAKCDGVSFGNEDAAPNRRLPLSDEKSATSATRQWPTPPYDDGDWMNPASTKFLTGSTYR; encoded by the exons ATGACTGTCTGCTACGAACATCCCTCGCGGGGCCTCACGCCGACCTCAATGGCGACGCTGTCAGATCGATTTGAATTGATGAAGGAGGTTGGTGACGGCAGCTTTGGTAGCGTTGCGGTAGCACGTGTACGAACCGCCGGTTCCAACATCGCCCGTCGGGGCACTCTG GTTGCCATCaaaacaatgaagaagacattCGATTCATTGGCTCCATGCTTGGAGCTGCGGGAAGTGATCTTCCTTCGAACGCtccctcctcaccctcacctgGTCCCGGCCCTTGACATTTTCCTCGACCCGCTCACCCGCAAGCTGCACATCGCCATGGAGTACATGGACGGCAATCTTTACCAGTTGATGAAGGCACGAGACCACAAATACCTGGACGGAAAGCATGTCAAGAGTATCCTCTACCAAATCCTGTGTGGTCTCGACCATATCCACGCCCACCACTTCTTCCACCGGGATATCAAGCCAGAGAACATCCTGGTTTCCACATCCGCTCCGAACGACTCCACTTTCAGCCGCTATTCGAATCTCGTCACTCCTCCATCTACCCCTACGACTTATACAGTGAAGATTGCCGATTTCGGTCTCGCTCGTGAGACGCATTCCAAGTTACCTTACACCACATACGTTTCCACACGATGGTACCGCGCTCCAGAGGTTCTTCTACGTGCGGGCGAATACTCTGCGCCCGTAGATATGTGGGCTGTTGGTGCCATGGCAGTGGAGATTGCGACGCTCAAGCCCCTTTTCCCCGGCGGTAACGAGGTTGACCAAGTTTGGCGTGTCTGTGAGATCATGGGCAGCCCAGGGAACTGGTACAGCAAGTCTGGTGCTAagcttggtggtggtgagtGGAAAGACGGCTCTCGGCTCGCGCAGAAGCTAGGCTTTACGTTCCCAAAG ATGGCACCCCATTCAATGGAAAGCATTCTGCCAGCCCCACAGTGGCCAGCGGCTCTGAGTAACTTTGTGACCTGGTGTCTTATGTGGGATCCCAAGAATCGACCTACCTCTTCACAGGCAATGCAGCACGAATACTTCGCTGATGCAGTGGATCCCTTGAGCGTGAGACCGAGGTCCTCAACTGCACGACTTCTCGGTCGAAAGCAGTCTGAAAAGAGCGTCAAATCTCCCACCAAGGATACCTACGAATCCCCCACGCTATCGTCTAAACCATCATGGTTCAGAAGGTCATTAATTGGCAGATCAGAGAGCCCTGCTCTTGTTGAGCCCGAGCAGCCTTCCAAGCCAACACTCCCTGCACTTGACTCGAATGTTGATCCGCAGTTGCTGAAGCCAAAACACTCCACAAGCAAACGTGCTACTTGGGCTCATGGTGCTCCAATGCCAATCCTACCCTCCATCCGTCCCGTCTCTCCTCTATCTAACGCAGTCACTGCCCAAGCCAATCCTCCAGCCCAAGAATCAAATACCAACGCCGCCAAGTCAAGCAAGAAGATCGGCCGTCAACTTTCAGTTAACTCTCACGGAAATCACTATGGCGATGTCCACCGACAAGAAGCGGAGAGAGCACTGAACGGCCTAGGAAACAACAGCACCAGTACCATCAGCCAGAAggagagcttcttctcccacctTCGGAAACGCGCTCGCCGACTCTCCGGTCGCAACCAGAATGCGATGAATGATGATATTGAGGCCAACGCGGGCTGCATGCCTTGGTCAAATCGTTCATCGCTAGCTCTGGATTCTGTCAACGTTAGTGAGGCAAAGCAAAACTCTGATTTTTCGGAGTTAGACAAGGCCGTTCAGAACGTGAGGTACTCCATGGATTCGGCCGCTTTGGGAAACGTTCCGGTTAGCATCACCACCCCTGTTGAAGCTAGCAAGCGTCAGTCAATGCCTCAAGGGTCCATTCGCTCAATGGGAGATAGCCCGGCCTCGATGAATGGTAATGGTGGGCCAATATCGAGTCGCACCCGACGTGCGATGCAGATGACCAACCACCCGGTTCACCGCTACGAGACAcccgaggaggaggatgagcttcTAGATGAAGTCCTGCACTCCGCCAGCAGTGCTGCAATGCGTTTGGCACAAGCACAGATGTCAGACACATCGTCAAACTACAGCCGTCCTCTGTGCAACGAGCAATCCCACAATTTGCCTAGTCCTTATCCCACTCCTTCGCCGTCGGCTAAATGCGACGGAGTGTCTTTCGGTAATGAGGATGCCGCACCGAACAGACGCCTACCACTTTCGGACGAAAAATCAGCCACTAGTGCAACCCGTCAGTGGCCTACACCGCCATACGATGATGGAGACTGGATGAACCCAGCCTCCACAAAATTTTTGACAGGCTCCACCTACAGGTAG
- a CDS encoding uncharacterized protein (transcript_id=CADANIAT00006752), which translates to MANYRLRGDVPSAYAKRYSESVKRQWVSESLIPSHTTEPTVSTLPRLGTVPLTDNVVWFAFRDINAEPVIDENKLLAEGDLLSTTQVQSRTSVHSGWASFGVQRSEAAASVLPDGRGGKLAKVKAWRPEEVSHNTPIRAREVAKKADYFYEDDDDDEEEEEEEEEEEEDIEGFL; encoded by the exons ATGGCGAATTATCGTTTGCGCGGTGACGTTCCCAGTGCCTACGCCAAACGATACAGCGAGTCGGTTAAAAGACAGTGGGTTTCTGAATCGCTGATACCTTCACACACCACAGAACCGACGGTGTCTACTTTACCCAGGCTCGGGACGGTCCCTCTTACTGACAA CGTTGTCTGGTTTGCGTTCAGGGACATAAATGCCGAGCCCGTCATCGATGAGAACAAGCTTTTGGCGGAGGGCGACTTGCTATCGACAACGCAGGTACAATCACG TACTTCAGTACACAGTGGCTGGGCCTCATTCGGGGTTCAAAGATCTGAAGCCGCCGCTAGTGTGCTCCCTGACGGTAGAGGGGGGAAATTGGCGAAGGTTAAA GCCTGGCGTCCCGAAGAAGTTTCGCACAACACCCCCATCAGAGCTCGAGAAGTTGCCAAAAAGGCGGACTACTTCtacgaagatgatgatgatgatgaagaagaagaagaagaagaagaagaagaagaagaagatattgaGGGCTTTCTTTGA